The following coding sequences are from one Streptomyces sp. NBC_01294 window:
- a CDS encoding copper chaperone PCu(A)C produces the protein MNARTTRTLAAALSLTAALAISGCSGDDKPEMTVSGAFMPQPVNGKAAGGFMVIKNASGTADKLTGATSPLSDDLEIHETKDQKMQQVQSMDVPANGELKLERGGNHIMFMGLKSAPQVGDKVTVELRFEKAGSVKVELDVKDRTYSAQAPTSTAGHAH, from the coding sequence GTGAACGCCCGCACCACCCGCACCCTCGCCGCCGCCCTCTCCCTGACGGCAGCGCTCGCCATATCCGGCTGCTCGGGCGACGACAAGCCCGAGATGACCGTCAGCGGCGCCTTCATGCCCCAGCCCGTGAACGGCAAGGCGGCCGGCGGCTTCATGGTCATCAAGAACGCCTCCGGGACCGCGGACAAGCTCACCGGCGCCACGTCCCCGCTCTCCGACGATCTTGAGATCCACGAGACCAAGGACCAGAAGATGCAGCAGGTCCAGTCGATGGACGTGCCGGCGAACGGCGAGCTCAAGCTGGAGCGCGGCGGGAACCACATCATGTTCATGGGTCTCAAGAGCGCTCCGCAGGTCGGCGACAAGGTCACCGTCGAGCTCCGCTTCGAGAAGGCCGGCTCCGTCAAGGTCGAGCTGGACGTGAAGGACCGGACGTACAGCGCACAGGCTCCGACGTCCACGGCCGGCCACGCCCACTGA
- a CDS encoding SCO family protein, which translates to MRTTRVTLAALLAAAALTLTACGGEPAKTGSVTQISGGQSNTKAATVLDRPFGKPELVLTDTTGKPWNLREQTKGKPTLIYFGYTSCPDVCPLTMSNIAVARKALPKADQDNLQVVFVTTDPERDTPESLGSWLRAQDPSFTGLTGDFATIQAAARTLGIGIEAAKKDANGDVISMHGAQVIAFSPKTDEGYVLYGEGTTVDDYTKDLPKLVKGENP; encoded by the coding sequence ATGCGCACCACACGTGTGACGCTCGCCGCCCTGCTCGCGGCGGCCGCACTCACCCTCACCGCCTGCGGCGGTGAGCCCGCCAAGACCGGCTCGGTCACCCAGATCTCCGGCGGCCAGAGCAACACCAAGGCCGCGACCGTGCTGGACCGCCCCTTCGGCAAGCCGGAGCTCGTCCTCACGGACACCACCGGCAAGCCGTGGAACCTGCGTGAGCAGACCAAGGGCAAGCCGACGCTCATCTACTTCGGCTACACCAGCTGCCCCGACGTCTGCCCGCTGACGATGAGCAACATCGCCGTGGCCCGGAAGGCACTCCCCAAGGCCGACCAGGACAACCTCCAGGTCGTCTTCGTCACCACCGACCCCGAACGGGACACCCCCGAGTCCCTCGGCTCGTGGCTCAGGGCGCAGGACCCGTCCTTCACCGGACTCACCGGGGACTTCGCCACCATCCAGGCCGCCGCGCGCACCCTCGGCATCGGCATCGAGGCCGCCAAGAAGGACGCCAACGGCGACGTCATCTCCATGCACGGCGCCCAGGTCATCGCGTTCTCGCCCAAGACCGACGAGGGCTACGTCCTCTACGGCGAGGGCACCACCGTCGACGACTACACGAAGGACCTGCCGAAGCTCGTCAAGGGGGAGAACCCGTGA
- a CDS encoding YcnI family copper-binding membrane protein — protein MKTSRVSFAAALAAGTVLVLSGTAFAHVGVQPVGEAAKGGYATLNFKVPNERDNASTTQLEVNFPIDQPLTSVMPQDVPGWTVTVEKSKLDKPLTVHGKQINEAVTKVTWTGGKIEAGKFQQFPVSVGKLPENADQMVFKSIQTYDNGEVVRWIEEAKEGAAEPQNPAPVLKLTAPKGDDHHGSGAKADEAKNAENESGNGHDKAAAEHGSDTTARALGIAGIVIGLGGVAFGVASRRRSA, from the coding sequence ATGAAGACCTCTCGCGTCTCTTTCGCCGCCGCCCTCGCCGCCGGCACCGTCCTCGTCCTGTCCGGCACCGCCTTCGCGCACGTCGGCGTGCAGCCCGTCGGAGAGGCCGCCAAGGGCGGCTACGCGACGCTCAACTTCAAGGTCCCCAACGAGCGCGACAACGCTTCGACCACCCAGCTGGAGGTCAACTTCCCGATCGACCAGCCGCTCACCTCCGTCATGCCGCAGGACGTTCCCGGCTGGACCGTGACGGTCGAGAAGAGCAAGCTCGACAAGCCGCTCACCGTGCACGGCAAGCAGATCAACGAGGCCGTCACCAAGGTGACCTGGACCGGCGGCAAGATCGAGGCCGGGAAGTTCCAGCAGTTCCCGGTGTCCGTCGGCAAACTGCCCGAGAACGCCGACCAGATGGTCTTCAAGTCCATCCAGACGTACGACAACGGCGAGGTCGTCCGCTGGATCGAGGAGGCCAAGGAAGGCGCCGCGGAGCCGCAGAACCCCGCGCCCGTCCTGAAGCTGACCGCCCCCAAGGGCGACGACCACCACGGCAGCGGCGCCAAGGCCGACGAGGCGAAGAACGCCGAGAACGAAAGCGGGAACGGCCACGACAAGGCCGCCGCCGAACACGGCTCCGACACCACCGCGCGCGCCCTCGGCATCGCCGGCATCGTCATCGGACTCGGCGGTGTCGCCTTCGGCGTCGCCTCGCGTCGCCGCTCCGCCTGA
- a CDS encoding ATP-binding protein, translating into MSIWWSLHLRREAASVPLARRLLLGTMETAGVDPDISFDLSVALSEACANAVEHGGDGAIPDETEAYHVTAYLDGDCCRIEVTDSGPGFPPATVARRRPALAEHGRGLDLIAELADHVRFRNRPGRGAVVSFDKTLKWRDGALLKVS; encoded by the coding sequence ATGAGCATCTGGTGGTCTCTCCACTTGAGGCGCGAAGCCGCGAGCGTGCCGCTCGCCAGGCGACTGCTGCTGGGGACGATGGAGACCGCGGGGGTGGACCCGGACATCTCCTTCGATCTCTCGGTGGCGCTGAGCGAAGCGTGTGCGAACGCCGTGGAGCACGGCGGGGACGGCGCGATCCCGGACGAGACCGAGGCGTACCACGTCACGGCCTATCTGGACGGGGACTGCTGCCGCATCGAGGTGACCGATTCCGGTCCTGGGTTCCCACCCGCCACGGTGGCCCGCCGCAGACCCGCCCTGGCCGAACACGGCCGGGGCCTGGACCTGATCGCCGAGCTCGCCGACCACGTCCGCTTCCGCAACCGGCCGGGCCGCGGCGCGGTGGTGAGCTTCGACAAGACGCTGAAGTGGCGCGACGGCGCCCTGCTGAAGGTCTCGTAG
- a CDS encoding aminopeptidase P family protein: MADELTPETPEEEQPKKTHKQRKNGLYPGVSDELAESMRTGWADTELHGLEPIAQAEHTAARRAALSARFPGERLVVPAGRLKTRSNDTEYPFRASTEYAYLTGDQTENGVLVLEPTGPTGHTATVYLLPRSDRENGEFWLSGQGELWVGRRHSLTEAEQLLGIPAQDVRKLAEALTEAEGPVRNVRGHDALIESALTDKVTKERDEELRVYLSEARAVKDAFEIGELQKAVDSTVRGFEDVVKVLDKAEATSERYIEGTFFLRARVEGNDVGYGSICAAGPHACTLHWVRNDGDVRSGDLLLLDAGVETHSLYTADVTRTLPINGAYTDIQRKIYDAVYASQEAGIAAVKPGAKFRDFHDASQHVLAEKLVEWGLLDGPVERVLELGLQRRWTLHGTGHMLGMDVHDCAAARTEAYVDGTLEPGMCLTVEPGLYFQADDLTVPEEYRGIGVRIEDDILVTEDGNRNLSAGLPRTSTEVEAWMARLKG, from the coding sequence GTGGCTGACGAGCTCACCCCGGAGACCCCGGAAGAAGAGCAGCCCAAGAAGACGCACAAGCAGCGCAAGAACGGTCTGTACCCGGGCGTCAGCGACGAACTCGCCGAGAGCATGCGCACCGGCTGGGCCGACACGGAGCTGCACGGACTGGAGCCGATCGCCCAGGCCGAGCACACCGCCGCCCGCCGCGCCGCGCTGTCCGCGCGCTTCCCGGGCGAGCGCCTGGTCGTCCCCGCGGGCCGTCTGAAGACCCGCTCGAACGACACCGAGTACCCGTTCCGCGCCTCGACCGAGTACGCGTACCTCACGGGCGACCAGACCGAGAACGGCGTGCTGGTCCTGGAGCCCACCGGGCCGACCGGCCACACCGCCACCGTCTATCTGCTGCCGCGTTCCGACCGGGAGAACGGCGAGTTCTGGCTGTCCGGCCAGGGCGAGCTGTGGGTGGGCCGCCGCCACTCCCTCACGGAGGCCGAGCAGCTCCTGGGCATCCCCGCCCAGGACGTCCGCAAGCTCGCCGAGGCCCTCACCGAGGCCGAGGGCCCGGTCCGCAACGTGCGCGGCCACGACGCGCTGATCGAGTCCGCCCTCACCGACAAGGTGACCAAGGAGCGCGACGAGGAACTGCGCGTCTACCTCTCCGAGGCCCGCGCCGTGAAGGACGCGTTCGAGATCGGCGAGCTGCAGAAGGCCGTCGACTCCACCGTCCGCGGCTTCGAGGACGTCGTGAAGGTCCTGGACAAGGCCGAGGCCACGTCCGAGCGCTACATCGAGGGCACCTTCTTCCTGCGCGCCCGCGTCGAGGGCAACGACGTCGGCTACGGCTCCATCTGCGCCGCCGGCCCGCACGCGTGCACCCTCCACTGGGTCCGCAACGACGGCGACGTCCGCTCCGGCGACCTCCTGCTGCTCGACGCCGGCGTGGAGACCCACTCCCTCTACACCGCCGACGTCACGCGCACGCTGCCGATCAACGGCGCGTACACCGACATCCAGCGCAAGATCTACGACGCGGTCTACGCGTCCCAGGAAGCCGGGATCGCCGCGGTGAAGCCGGGTGCGAAGTTCCGCGACTTCCACGACGCCTCCCAGCACGTGCTGGCCGAGAAGCTCGTCGAGTGGGGTCTGCTGGACGGCCCGGTCGAGCGCGTCCTGGAGCTCGGCCTGCAGCGCCGCTGGACCCTGCACGGCACCGGCCACATGCTCGGCATGGACGTCCACGACTGCGCCGCCGCGCGCACCGAGGCGTACGTCGACGGCACGCTGGAGCCGGGCATGTGCCTCACCGTCGAGCCCGGCCTGTACTTCCAGGCCGACGACCTGACCGTGCCCGAGGAGTACCGCGGCATCGGCGTCCGGATCGAGGACGACATCCTCGTCACCGAGGACGGCAACCGGAACCTGTCCGCCGGGCTGCCCCGCACCTCGACCGAGGTCGAGGCCTGGATGGCGCGCCTGAAGGGCTGA
- a CDS encoding PP2C family protein-serine/threonine phosphatase has product MSAPHLPKVAGIDPAVTASPHTAAPTPARTTPAPAPPTGPGSLIQDRLAGMVSDLTTLHELTERLARAGDLDTSLHEFLRAGASLVGARRGLIVLEPSDGLGPGSTIGLGLGHAELGHIETVPRSATSYGRILDGLPDAQGGSEILPEPGAPPGTGGFAAPVDPRHREVAARLGYAASYALPLTAEATGRLGAAVWLYDEQAEPSDRQRDLAGLYVRHASEHLARMLEVERSRARLATVAEELLPSRLPRIPGVQLAARHHTGPLGGGDWYDALPLPEGALGLAVGSVTGSGPSAVAAMGRLRASLRAYAVMEGEDPVAVLSDLELLLRLTEPARSATALFAYCETAGGPHGDGQGSKIILAGAGHTPPLLIGEHRTEYVETSLSAPLGMLSCWEAPSVEIEPASGETVLLYTDGLLHHTGDPMDRAYARLHAAAAGAPRSVRDDPGALCEHILRTVLPDGEPTDAPEDIVLLAARFE; this is encoded by the coding sequence ATGAGCGCCCCGCATCTGCCGAAAGTGGCTGGAATCGATCCGGCAGTTACCGCGTCACCGCACACTGCGGCGCCCACGCCCGCCCGGACCACCCCCGCACCGGCCCCTCCGACCGGCCCGGGCAGTCTCATCCAGGACCGGCTGGCGGGCATGGTCTCGGACCTCACCACCCTGCACGAGCTCACCGAGCGGCTGGCCCGCGCCGGCGACCTCGACACCTCCCTCCACGAGTTCCTGCGCGCCGGGGCCTCACTCGTCGGTGCCCGCCGCGGACTGATCGTCCTGGAGCCCTCCGACGGACTCGGCCCCGGCAGCACGATCGGCCTGGGCCTCGGCCATGCCGAACTCGGCCACATCGAGACCGTGCCGCGCAGCGCCACCTCCTACGGGCGGATCCTCGACGGTCTGCCCGACGCCCAGGGCGGCTCCGAGATCCTGCCCGAACCGGGCGCACCCCCCGGGACCGGTGGCTTCGCCGCCCCCGTCGACCCCCGGCACCGCGAGGTCGCCGCGCGCCTCGGCTACGCGGCCAGCTACGCACTCCCGCTGACCGCCGAGGCCACCGGCCGGCTCGGCGCGGCCGTCTGGCTCTACGACGAGCAGGCCGAGCCGAGCGACCGCCAGCGCGACCTCGCCGGGCTGTACGTACGGCACGCTTCCGAGCACCTGGCCCGGATGCTGGAGGTGGAGCGCTCCCGCGCGCGGCTGGCCACCGTCGCCGAGGAGCTGCTGCCCAGCCGGCTCCCCCGGATCCCCGGGGTGCAGCTCGCGGCCCGCCACCACACGGGGCCGCTCGGCGGGGGCGACTGGTACGACGCCCTGCCGCTGCCCGAGGGCGCCCTGGGGCTGGCCGTCGGCTCCGTCACCGGATCCGGGCCGAGCGCCGTCGCCGCCATGGGGCGGCTGCGCGCGTCGCTGCGGGCCTACGCCGTCATGGAGGGCGAGGACCCCGTGGCGGTCCTGTCCGACCTGGAGCTTCTGCTGCGCCTGACCGAGCCCGCCCGCTCGGCCACCGCGCTCTTCGCCTACTGCGAGACCGCCGGGGGCCCGCACGGCGACGGCCAGGGCAGCAAGATCATCCTGGCGGGCGCCGGTCACACCCCGCCGCTCCTCATCGGCGAGCACCGCACCGAGTACGTGGAGACCTCGCTCTCCGCTCCCCTCGGCATGCTGTCCTGCTGGGAGGCGCCGAGCGTGGAGATCGAGCCCGCATCCGGAGAAACGGTGCTGCTGTACACCGACGGGCTGCTGCACCACACCGGCGACCCGATGGACCGCGCCTACGCCCGGCTGCACGCGGCGGCCGCGGGGGCGCCCCGGAGCGTCCGGGACGATCCGGGGGCCCTGTGCGAGCACATCCTGCGGACCGTGCTGCCCGACGGGGAGCCGACCGACGCCCCGGAGGACATCGTGCTGCTCGCCGCCCGGTTCGAATGA
- a CDS encoding bifunctional DNA primase/polymerase, with the protein MREILGRRLQRLRDRFQSLRPDPGQSGTASALLDAALTCATRWQWPVLPGVGRSGTDGSRCACPDPDCVVPGAHPFDPGLLAATTDPRMVAWWWTNRPTAPVLMATGGTAPCAVSLPAAAAAQALVRLDAQGLRLGPIVATPTRWSLLVAPYSLERLGELLYAKDHVPSSLRFHGEGGYLLLPPSAASSGGQVRWEREPGAPPQARSPKLRPHAAGNLWLPEVEAVVDALVEASSGAPGGGSRLAY; encoded by the coding sequence ATGCGCGAGATCCTCGGAAGGCGTCTCCAGCGGCTCCGCGATCGCTTTCAATCCCTGCGCCCCGACCCGGGACAGAGCGGCACCGCGTCCGCTCTCCTCGACGCGGCGCTCACCTGCGCCACCAGATGGCAGTGGCCCGTCCTGCCCGGCGTCGGCCGGTCCGGCACCGACGGCTCGCGCTGCGCCTGCCCCGACCCCGACTGCGTCGTCCCCGGCGCACACCCCTTCGACCCGGGGCTGCTCGCCGCCACCACCGACCCCCGGATGGTGGCCTGGTGGTGGACCAACCGGCCCACCGCACCCGTCCTGATGGCCACCGGCGGGACCGCCCCGTGCGCGGTGAGCCTGCCTGCCGCCGCGGCCGCGCAGGCCCTCGTACGACTGGACGCGCAGGGCCTGCGGCTCGGGCCGATCGTGGCCACGCCCACGCGCTGGTCGCTGCTGGTGGCGCCGTATTCGCTGGAGCGGCTCGGCGAACTCCTCTACGCGAAGGACCACGTGCCCTCCTCGCTGCGCTTCCATGGTGAGGGCGGCTACCTGCTGCTGCCGCCTTCCGCCGCGTCCAGTGGCGGCCAGGTGCGCTGGGAACGGGAGCCGGGCGCGCCGCCGCAGGCACGGTCGCCCAAGCTGCGTCCGCACGCTGCCGGGAACCTCTGGCTGCCCGAGGTCGAAGCGGTCGTGGACGCGCTGGTCGAGGCGAGCAGCGGCGCACCCGGCGGCGGCAGCCGGCTCGCGTACTGA
- a CDS encoding DUF5926 family protein, which translates to MAKKRPAAKTAKPQLTNGEIPVVGAREPCPCGSGRRYKACHGAAAAHAVTEHVQRPFEGLPGECDWVALRELVPAATVPLSLKGGLPEGVPSVTLVTVLPMAWPALRREDGSVLLGLQNDSSTGDLGRDMADTLERALVADPGTPVAARRVPAEGPRLQDLLGLDGGFEPVVHSGFEFWIPESESAQSSSPEIAASLERANAAAIPTVKLTGVDAAYWCETPDKNHLRWVMPHPEEKLLDALARLHAAGTSSLGEGTKLVGSFRAHGLMVPVWDLPTGVTADDVEKPAAEFAERLAGALATDAPLTTEERRARGGLTNRQVTLS; encoded by the coding sequence ATGGCCAAGAAGCGCCCCGCAGCCAAGACCGCAAAGCCGCAGCTCACCAACGGTGAAATCCCCGTTGTGGGCGCCCGCGAGCCCTGCCCCTGCGGATCCGGGCGCCGCTACAAAGCCTGCCACGGCGCAGCCGCCGCGCACGCCGTCACCGAACACGTGCAGCGCCCCTTCGAGGGCCTGCCGGGCGAGTGCGACTGGGTCGCGCTGCGCGAGCTGGTGCCCGCGGCCACCGTCCCGCTGTCCCTCAAGGGCGGGCTGCCCGAGGGCGTCCCCTCGGTCACGCTGGTGACCGTACTTCCCATGGCCTGGCCGGCGCTGCGCCGCGAGGACGGGTCCGTCCTGCTCGGCCTGCAGAACGACTCGTCCACCGGGGACCTCGGCCGCGACATGGCCGACACCCTGGAGCGTGCGCTCGTAGCGGACCCGGGTACGCCGGTTGCCGCGCGCCGGGTTCCCGCCGAGGGGCCGCGACTTCAGGATCTCCTGGGCCTCGACGGCGGTTTCGAGCCGGTTGTGCACAGCGGCTTCGAATTCTGGATTCCGGAATCCGAGAGCGCCCAGAGCTCCTCCCCGGAGATCGCCGCCTCGCTGGAGCGCGCCAACGCGGCCGCCATTCCCACCGTCAAGCTGACCGGCGTCGACGCCGCCTACTGGTGCGAGACCCCGGACAAGAACCACCTGCGCTGGGTCATGCCGCACCCCGAGGAGAAGCTGCTCGACGCCCTCGCGCGGCTGCACGCGGCCGGCACGTCCTCGCTCGGCGAGGGCACGAAGCTCGTCGGATCCTTCCGCGCCCACGGCCTGATGGTCCCCGTCTGGGACCTGCCCACTGGGGTCACGGCCGACGACGTCGAGAAGCCCGCGGCGGAGTTCGCCGAGCGGCTGGCCGGGGCCCTGGCCACGGACGCCCCGCTGACCACGGAGGAGCGCCGGGCACGCGGCGGGCTCACCAACCGCCAGGTGACCCTCAGCTGA
- a CDS encoding ATP-binding protein, translated as MALVVAQEVPTSSCMDVRHGPAGVGEARQRMREQLRISGVPESVVDDAVLILSELLSNACRHGRPLGRREVGDGEIRAAWRIDRAGRLTVEVTDGGGPTRPVPATPSVTARGGRGLNIISALAQDWGVRDGAAGEVTVWVIVACGPRHDDFATRVAPPAIDFSTAFDDLDP; from the coding sequence GTGGCGTTGGTGGTGGCACAGGAAGTGCCCACGTCGTCGTGCATGGACGTACGCCATGGTCCTGCGGGCGTGGGCGAGGCGAGACAGCGGATGCGCGAACAACTGCGTATCAGCGGTGTGCCCGAATCGGTCGTGGACGATGCCGTACTGATCCTTTCCGAACTGCTCAGCAACGCCTGCCGACACGGCAGGCCCCTGGGCAGACGGGAAGTCGGGGACGGGGAGATACGCGCCGCATGGCGCATCGACAGAGCGGGGCGGCTGACGGTCGAGGTAACGGACGGGGGCGGGCCCACCCGCCCTGTTCCTGCCACGCCCTCGGTCACCGCGCGCGGCGGCCGGGGGCTGAACATCATCAGCGCCCTTGCCCAGGACTGGGGTGTCCGGGACGGAGCGGCGGGTGAGGTCACCGTGTGGGTGATCGTTGCCTGTGGGCCCCGGCACGACGATTTCGCTACGCGCGTTGCGCCCCCGGCGATCGACTTCAGCACGGCGTTCGACGATCTGGATCCCTGA
- a CDS encoding glycerophosphodiester phosphodiesterase has translation MPRSIQVVAHRGASEDAPEHTLAAYRKAIEDGADALECDVRLTADGHLVLVHDRRVNRTSNGRGAVSALELADLAALDFGSWKDREESPDWDADPALTSVLTLERLLELVSDAGRPVQLAIETKHPTRWAGQVEERLLFLLKRFGLDAPPVEGPRPVRVMSFSARSLHRVRAAAPAIPTVYLMQFISPRMRDGRLPAGVSIAGPGMRIVRNHPGFVRKLQAAGHSVHVWTVNEPEDVQLCADLGVEAIITNRPRQVLSQLGR, from the coding sequence ATGCCGCGCAGCATCCAGGTCGTCGCCCACCGCGGCGCCTCGGAGGATGCCCCCGAGCACACCCTGGCCGCCTACCGAAAGGCCATCGAGGACGGCGCCGACGCCCTCGAATGTGATGTCCGGCTCACCGCGGACGGCCATCTGGTCCTGGTCCACGACCGCCGGGTGAACCGCACCTCGAACGGCCGCGGAGCCGTCTCCGCCCTGGAGCTGGCCGATCTCGCGGCCCTGGACTTCGGCTCCTGGAAGGACCGCGAGGAGTCCCCCGACTGGGACGCGGACCCCGCGCTCACCTCCGTCCTCACCCTGGAGCGCCTGCTGGAGTTGGTCTCCGACGCCGGGCGGCCGGTGCAGCTCGCGATCGAGACGAAGCACCCGACCCGCTGGGCCGGACAGGTGGAGGAGCGCCTCCTCTTCCTCCTCAAGCGCTTCGGCCTGGACGCCCCGCCCGTCGAGGGCCCACGCCCCGTACGGGTCATGAGCTTCTCCGCGCGCTCCCTGCACCGGGTGCGGGCGGCGGCTCCGGCGATCCCGACCGTGTACCTGATGCAGTTCATCTCGCCCCGGATGCGGGACGGGCGGCTGCCGGCCGGGGTGTCGATCGCCGGTCCCGGGATGCGGATCGTGCGCAACCACCCCGGCTTCGTCCGCAAGCTTCAAGCCGCGGGCCACTCCGTGCACGTATGGACAGTGAACGAGCCGGAAGACGTTCAGCTCTGCGCTGATCTGGGTGTGGAAGCAATCATCACGAACAGACCCCGTCAGGTTCTGTCCCAACTCGGGCGCTGA
- a CDS encoding S1C family serine protease, with product MSTENEGTAAPTPPAAPSVPPAPASETQAGVPASAPQPADAPPAGAPAPPAAPGPAPVAPPAAPAFAPAAEPVTQQLPPTPTPGTEQTQQFPPTPAPEAPAYGQAPAYGQAPAYGQAPAPAAHGAEGWPPPPPTVPAYEAGGGHGGPVWGAPLTADGAPAPKPKGKGGLIAGVLVAALLAGGIGGGVGYWAAERSNNGTGSTTISAATPKDLKREAGSIAGLAAGALPSVVTIEASAGDGEGGTGTGFVYDQQGHILTNNHVVASAANGGKLFAIFSDGKKYDAEVVGRAQGYDVAVLKLKTPPAGLKPLPLGDSDKVAVGDSTIAIGAPFGLSNTVTTGIVSAKNRPVASGDGTGAKNSYMSALQTDASINPGNSGGPLLDGRGAVIGINSAIQSAGNGGFGGGQAGSIGLGFAIPINQAKNVAESLIKTGKPVYPVISVSVDLQAKAEGAKISEQGAAASELVDPNGPAGKAGLKPGDIITEFGGKPVDSGPTLISMIWTYKPGDTVKLTYLRGGKPTTVDITLGSRIGDK from the coding sequence GTGAGCACCGAGAACGAGGGCACCGCGGCCCCCACACCCCCCGCGGCCCCGTCCGTACCCCCTGCTCCGGCCTCCGAGACGCAGGCCGGGGTACCGGCGTCTGCTCCGCAGCCGGCCGACGCACCGCCGGCCGGGGCTCCGGCGCCGCCCGCGGCTCCCGGCCCTGCTCCGGTCGCACCGCCGGCCGCTCCGGCGTTCGCGCCCGCCGCCGAGCCGGTGACCCAGCAGCTGCCGCCGACGCCCACTCCCGGCACCGAGCAGACCCAGCAGTTCCCGCCCACCCCGGCGCCTGAGGCCCCCGCGTACGGCCAGGCCCCGGCGTACGGCCAGGCTCCCGCGTACGGGCAGGCTCCCGCCCCGGCCGCGCACGGAGCCGAGGGCTGGCCGCCCCCGCCGCCCACCGTGCCCGCGTACGAGGCGGGCGGCGGACACGGAGGCCCGGTCTGGGGTGCTCCGCTGACGGCCGACGGCGCCCCCGCGCCCAAGCCGAAGGGCAAGGGCGGCCTGATCGCGGGCGTCCTGGTGGCGGCCCTCCTCGCGGGCGGCATCGGCGGCGGCGTGGGCTACTGGGCCGCCGAACGCAGCAACAACGGCACCGGCTCGACCACGATCAGCGCCGCCACCCCGAAGGACCTCAAGCGCGAGGCCGGCTCGATCGCCGGCCTGGCCGCGGGCGCGCTGCCCAGCGTGGTCACCATCGAGGCCTCGGCCGGCGACGGCGAGGGCGGTACCGGCACCGGGTTCGTCTACGACCAGCAGGGCCACATCCTCACCAACAACCACGTGGTGGCCTCCGCCGCGAACGGCGGCAAGCTCTTCGCGATCTTCTCCGACGGCAAGAAGTACGACGCTGAGGTGGTGGGCCGCGCCCAGGGCTACGACGTCGCCGTCCTCAAGCTGAAGACCCCGCCGGCCGGCCTCAAGCCGCTGCCGCTCGGTGACTCCGACAAGGTCGCGGTCGGCGACTCGACCATCGCGATCGGCGCCCCCTTCGGCCTGTCCAACACGGTCACCACCGGCATCGTCAGCGCCAAGAACCGCCCGGTCGCCTCCGGAGACGGCACAGGAGCCAAGAACTCGTACATGAGCGCGCTCCAGACGGACGCCTCGATCAACCCGGGCAACTCCGGCGGTCCGCTGCTCGACGGACGCGGCGCGGTCATCGGCATCAACTCCGCGATCCAGTCGGCCGGCAACGGCGGCTTCGGCGGCGGCCAGGCCGGCTCCATCGGCCTCGGCTTCGCCATCCCGATCAACCAGGCGAAGAACGTCGCCGAATCGCTGATCAAGACGGGCAAGCCGGTCTACCCGGTGATCTCGGTCTCCGTGGACCTCCAGGCCAAGGCCGAGGGCGCCAAGATCTCCGAGCAGGGCGCGGCCGCCAGCGAGCTGGTCGACCCCAACGGTCCGGCCGGCAAGGCGGGCCTCAAGCCGGGCGACATCATCACCGAGTTCGGCGGCAAGCCGGTCGACAGCGGCCCGACGC